In Juglans microcarpa x Juglans regia isolate MS1-56 chromosome 4S, Jm3101_v1.0, whole genome shotgun sequence, a single window of DNA contains:
- the LOC121262637 gene encoding LOW QUALITY PROTEIN: uncharacterized isomerase BH0283 (The sequence of the model RefSeq protein was modified relative to this genomic sequence to represent the inferred CDS: inserted 1 base in 1 codon) — protein sequence MAKKLVKYSVIDAFTDSAFKGNPAAVCLLEEERDEDWLQAVAAEFNISETCYFTRLTGSEPLDSPVPRFRLRWFTPVCEVKLCGHATLATSHALFTSGLVNSNTIEFVTLSGILSARKVLEIKSDGSDIQNGEAQECFFIELDFPMIPLIDFNSAEASAISNSLNGASFIDIKRTTADDLFVVLPSGESVVEIKPEFDAIRKCPXKGIIVSGAAPPGSGFDFFSRFFCPKLGINEDPVCGSAHCALAPYWSKKLGKCDLVAYAASPRSGVVNIHLDEQNKKVLLRGKAVTVMEGSLLV from the exons ATGGCAAAGAAACTCGTCAAATACTCCGTG ATTGATGCTTTCACTGACTCAGCGTTCAAGGGTAACCCGGCGGCGGTGTGTTTgctggaggaagagagagacgAGGATTGGCTGCAAGCGGTGGCCGCCGAGTTCAACATCTCTGAGACCTGTTACTTCACTAGGCTCACTGGGTCTGAGCCTCTTGACTCTCCCGTCCCTAGGTTCCGTCTTAGATGGTTCACTCCGGTTTGTGAG GTTAAGCTTTGTGGTCACGCTACACTGGCAACCTCACATGCATTGTTTACATCTGGTCTGGTGAATTCAAATactattgagtttgttacactATCTGGAATTCTATCTGCTAGAAAGGTTCTGGAAATCAAATCAGATGGCTCGGATATTCAGAATGGCGAAGCACAAGAGTGTTTTTTCATCGAATTGGATTTCCCAATGATCCCATTAATAGATTTTAATTCTGCTGAAGCTTCAGCAATTTCCAATTCCTTGAACGGTGCTTCTTTCATCGATATCAAGAGAACTACTGCGGATGATCTCTTT GTTGTACTCCCATCAGGAGAAAGTGTTGTTGAAATAAAGCCAGAGTTTGATGCTATACGTAAATGCC GGAAGGGGATTATTGTTTCAGGTGCTGCTCCCCCGGGttctggttttgattttttcagTCGATTCTTTTGCCCCAAACTTGGGATCAACGAG GATCCTGTTTGTGGGAGTGCACATTGTGCCTTGGCACCTTACTGGAGCAAGAAATTGGGGAAGTGTGATTTGGTCGCATATGCG GCGTCACCTAGAAGTGGAGTAGTGAACATTCATCTAGACGAACAAAACAAGAAAGTGCTGCTGCGAGGAAAAGCTGTCACTGTCATGGAAGGGTCTCTTCTAGTTTAG